The bacterium genome has a window encoding:
- the napA gene encoding nitrate reductase catalytic subunit NapA, with translation MEQTRRSFLKTAVAASAATSMGMWVPAEAQAKAKALEAGWKWDKSVCRFCGVGCGIMMATKKGRVVAVKGDPESPVNRGINCIKGYFNAKIMYGEDRLTRPLLRKKNGKFDKQGDFTPVSWEEAFDVMAAKFKEAYQESGPSAVSIFGSGQYTIDEGYAAAKFMKAGVRSNNIDPNARHCMASAVAGFIQTFGIDEPPGCYDDIEVTDTVVSWGANMAECHPILWSRVTDRKLTHAKTKVVNLTTFGNRSGDLADLEIVFKPQTDLAIMNFIAKHMIEKDAVNHDFVKKHCIFATGPEDIGYGLPADHPREQGQTMRSKAGAHWAISFEEFKQKLEPYTVEYVSELSGVPKKELLELADLYADPKRKVVSFWTMGFNQHTRGTWVNEQIYMIHLLGGKISTPGAGAFSLTGQPSACGTAREVGTFAHRLPSDMVVANPGHRAKSEKLWKLPAGTLNPKVGTHAVAMMRALRAGSVRFFWAQVTNPFQDFANASEWIRAAREGDNFIVVSDCYPTVSAKVADLILPTAMIYEKWGAYGNAERRTQHWRQQVKAPGEAEGDLWQVLEFSKRFKLKEVWGEQPLPGLKADGFEDGKLPDVLAAAKTMGYDPEQTLFDVLFATDKMKKVAWPDPIAEGHPNDMAEHFGFFVHKALWEEYREFGLGNGHDLADFDTYHRVRGLRWPVVNGRETQWRFKEGYDPYVKPGEGFNFYGKALKKIPQGSLKGEKVDLAGKAKIFFRPYAEPAESPDAEYDLWLCTGRVLEHWHSGSMTKRVEELNRAVPYAVCDMHPEDAKARGIARNEEVILESRRGQVKVRVETQGRNRPPRGLVFVPWFDENVLINKLTLDATCPISKETDYKKCAARVRKI, from the coding sequence ATGGAACAAACGCGTCGTAGTTTTCTGAAGACCGCCGTTGCAGCCTCCGCCGCAACCAGCATGGGAATGTGGGTGCCGGCAGAAGCCCAGGCCAAGGCCAAGGCGCTCGAAGCGGGATGGAAATGGGATAAATCCGTTTGCCGTTTCTGCGGAGTCGGCTGCGGGATCATGATGGCGACGAAGAAGGGGCGCGTGGTGGCCGTCAAGGGCGACCCCGAATCCCCCGTCAACCGCGGCATCAACTGCATCAAGGGCTACTTCAACGCCAAGATCATGTATGGCGAAGACCGCTTGACGCGTCCGTTGCTCCGGAAGAAGAACGGGAAGTTCGACAAGCAAGGCGATTTCACCCCGGTGAGCTGGGAAGAAGCCTTCGACGTGATGGCCGCCAAGTTCAAGGAGGCCTACCAGGAGTCCGGCCCTTCGGCCGTTTCGATCTTCGGCTCGGGCCAGTACACGATCGATGAGGGCTACGCCGCCGCCAAGTTCATGAAGGCGGGCGTGCGATCCAACAACATCGACCCGAATGCACGCCACTGCATGGCTTCCGCGGTTGCCGGGTTCATCCAGACCTTCGGCATCGACGAACCCCCGGGCTGCTACGACGACATCGAAGTGACGGATACCGTGGTCTCCTGGGGCGCCAACATGGCCGAGTGTCACCCGATCCTCTGGTCGCGCGTGACCGACCGCAAGCTGACGCATGCGAAGACGAAGGTGGTCAACCTCACCACATTCGGGAATCGCAGCGGGGATCTCGCCGATCTGGAGATCGTCTTCAAGCCCCAGACCGACCTGGCCATCATGAACTTCATTGCGAAGCACATGATCGAGAAGGACGCGGTCAACCATGACTTCGTGAAGAAGCACTGCATCTTCGCAACTGGCCCGGAGGACATCGGCTACGGCCTGCCCGCGGACCATCCGCGCGAGCAGGGCCAGACGATGCGGAGCAAGGCGGGCGCTCACTGGGCGATCTCGTTCGAGGAGTTCAAGCAGAAGCTCGAGCCCTACACCGTCGAGTATGTCAGCGAACTCTCGGGAGTTCCGAAGAAGGAGCTCCTGGAACTCGCCGATCTCTACGCCGACCCGAAGCGGAAGGTCGTCTCCTTCTGGACGATGGGCTTCAACCAGCACACCCGCGGAACCTGGGTCAACGAGCAGATCTACATGATCCACCTGCTCGGCGGAAAGATCTCGACGCCGGGCGCCGGTGCGTTCTCGCTCACGGGCCAGCCCTCTGCATGCGGCACCGCGCGAGAGGTGGGCACCTTCGCCCACCGTCTGCCTTCGGACATGGTGGTCGCGAACCCGGGCCACCGGGCGAAATCCGAGAAGCTCTGGAAACTGCCTGCAGGAACGTTGAATCCGAAGGTGGGCACCCATGCGGTGGCCATGATGCGGGCTCTTCGCGCCGGATCGGTGCGGTTCTTCTGGGCGCAGGTGACGAATCCCTTCCAGGACTTCGCCAACGCCAGCGAGTGGATCCGCGCCGCACGCGAAGGTGACAACTTCATCGTCGTATCGGATTGCTACCCGACCGTATCCGCCAAGGTGGCGGACTTGATCCTGCCGACCGCCATGATCTACGAGAAGTGGGGGGCATACGGGAACGCGGAACGTCGCACCCAGCATTGGCGCCAGCAGGTGAAGGCACCGGGCGAAGCCGAGGGCGACCTCTGGCAGGTCCTCGAGTTCTCGAAGCGCTTCAAGCTGAAGGAAGTCTGGGGAGAGCAACCGCTCCCGGGCCTGAAAGCGGACGGCTTCGAGGACGGCAAGCTTCCGGACGTGCTCGCTGCTGCCAAGACGATGGGATACGACCCGGAGCAGACCTTGTTCGATGTCCTCTTCGCGACGGACAAGATGAAGAAGGTGGCCTGGCCCGACCCGATCGCCGAGGGTCATCCCAACGACATGGCCGAGCATTTCGGCTTCTTCGTGCACAAGGCGCTCTGGGAGGAGTACCGCGAATTCGGCCTCGGCAACGGCCACGATCTGGCCGATTTCGACACCTATCATCGGGTGCGCGGTCTGCGTTGGCCGGTCGTCAACGGGCGTGAGACCCAGTGGCGATTCAAGGAGGGGTACGACCCCTACGTCAAGCCCGGCGAAGGATTCAACTTCTACGGCAAGGCGCTGAAGAAGATCCCCCAGGGCAGCCTGAAGGGAGAGAAGGTCGACCTCGCCGGCAAGGCGAAGATCTTCTTCCGTCCCTACGCGGAGCCGGCCGAGAGCCCGGACGCCGAATACGACCTCTGGCTCTGCACGGGCCGTGTCCTCGAGCATTGGCATTCCGGATCGATGACCAAGCGCGTGGAAGAGCTCAACCGAGCCGTCCCGTATGCGGTGTGTGACATGCACCCGGAAGACGCGAAGGCGCGGGGCATCGCACGCAATGAGGAGGTGATTCTCGAATCTCGCAGAGGTCAGGTCAAGGTGCGCGTGGAGACCCAGGGGAGGAATCGACCGCCCCGCGGCCTCGTCTTCGTACCCTGGTTCGACGAGAACGTCCTGATCAACAAGCTCACCCTCGACGCCACGTGTCCGATCTCGAAAGAGACCGACTACAAGAAGTGCGCTGCCAGGGTGCGCAAGATCTGA
- a CDS encoding chaperone NapD → MMISAILVTTRPEHIDETRAAVNAHEWADVHHVEDESGRIIATIEAASTNEATARILELREIPNVILAEMVEHFVDEEAGK, encoded by the coding sequence ATGATGATTTCAGCCATCCTGGTAACGACACGTCCCGAGCATATCGACGAAACCCGGGCGGCCGTCAATGCCCACGAGTGGGCGGACGTCCACCACGTGGAGGATGAGAGCGGGCGAATCATCGCGACGATCGAGGCCGCTTCCACGAATGAGGCCACGGCACGTATCCTCGAGCTTCGAGAGATCCCCAACGTCATCCTCGCCGAGATGGTCGAACACTTCGTAGACGAGGAGGCCGGCAAATAG
- a CDS encoding PQQ-binding-like beta-propeller repeat protein encodes MSPFSRGLALALALSGLAGAAGAEGSEFEAASRAFRADHMILDAALGGDRVLVATQSGRVEAYDWRKGTTLEALLSLPPEPGHELPATVSCVAISPGGLRGAAASSDERLWLFDLEGSAAAALPRPLPTFGSVLACRFLDDRHLLLGSMRGELALVDIDTGKEIYRRQLDYDPIYAIASSPDRSRVAIGLRSSRIQVVDARSGRTLQMLEGHRDSVFSLGWANEGALVSGSKDKQILYWDLRVDPPSPRTLYRGDRYVTAVAIDPAGTRLAATLEDHRIGLIEMPTGRILEQLAGHTAPIQALAFTSGGNHLISAGNDARVLVWNIENPEENERP; translated from the coding sequence GTGAGTCCGTTCTCGCGAGGGCTCGCGTTGGCTCTAGCGCTCTCGGGGCTCGCAGGCGCAGCGGGGGCGGAAGGAAGCGAGTTCGAAGCGGCGTCTCGAGCCTTTCGAGCCGATCACATGATCTTGGACGCGGCACTCGGCGGGGACCGGGTGCTCGTGGCAACCCAATCGGGGCGCGTCGAGGCCTACGATTGGCGGAAGGGAACAACGCTCGAGGCGCTCCTCTCCCTCCCGCCTGAGCCGGGACACGAGCTTCCGGCCACGGTCTCCTGCGTCGCCATCTCCCCCGGCGGCCTGCGGGGGGCAGCCGCCAGCTCCGACGAGCGGCTCTGGCTCTTCGATCTGGAAGGGTCTGCGGCCGCGGCGTTGCCTCGCCCCTTGCCTACCTTCGGCAGCGTACTGGCGTGCCGATTCCTGGACGACCGGCACCTGTTGCTCGGGAGCATGCGCGGAGAACTCGCGCTTGTGGATATCGACACCGGCAAGGAGATTTACCGCAGACAGCTCGACTACGACCCGATCTATGCGATCGCCTCGAGTCCCGACCGCAGCCGGGTGGCCATCGGGTTGCGCTCGAGCCGTATCCAGGTGGTGGACGCGCGAAGCGGCCGGACACTCCAGATGCTGGAGGGCCATCGGGATAGCGTCTTCTCGTTGGGCTGGGCGAACGAGGGAGCGTTGGTCAGCGGGAGCAAGGACAAGCAGATTCTCTACTGGGATCTAAGGGTCGACCCACCCAGCCCGCGGACCCTCTACCGGGGCGACCGCTATGTCACCGCTGTCGCGATCGACCCGGCAGGCACGCGACTGGCCGCGACGCTCGAGGATCACAGGATCGGTCTGATCGAAATGCCGACGGGCCGGATCCTCGAACAGCTCGCGGGACACACGGCGCCCATCCAGGCCCTCGCGTTCACGTCGGGCGGAAACCATTTGATCAGCGCCGGAAACGATGCACGGGTGCTGGTATGGAACATCGAGAATCCCGAGGAGAATGAACGGCCATGA